A segment of the Pristiophorus japonicus isolate sPriJap1 chromosome 1, sPriJap1.hap1, whole genome shotgun sequence genome:
ttacaatggccccatcccgggccgcattgtccactgtgatggcgtgaacgtccattcagcctgccattgtctctgttgagatcctgctccgggatctattgctgcctggtaaatgtcggactgcccctgcctgcctgcgtggctctgagtagcatttatgatattgactccctgatccatcaccgcgttagaggcagaattgggcgcgtaaatcattttcgtctcttcctcccccgccatgaaagtttgagctaacaacgctgctacttccaaggtcaagtccttggtctcaattaacttgcgaaaaattcccgcatgaccgataccctcgataaagaagtccctttgcatctcccccctgcaggcgtctgtgaacttacagaggctggccaaacgctggaggtccgctacaaagtccggtatgctctgtccttcacagcattggtgggtgtagaatctgtgtcaagcaatgtgtatgctgctcgccggcttgaggtgctccccgattaatttgctgagctcctcaaaggttttgtctgatggcttttcgggtgccagtaagtccttcatgagtacataagtctttggcccgcagctggtcaggagatgagcccgtcgcttgtcggccgctgcatcccccagccagtctttagttgcaaagctttgctgaagcctctcgacaaaatcgtcccagtcttccccgacaCAGTACCGTacctctgtgctatcggtggccattctcgtgggtcgtggattcctgtttctcgtcgctattgtaaagtccttactctacagcatgaaaccacacgaggcacattccagcgacaaggccactctgtgaccttaactctttattacaggactccagaagtgatgaccctgcgtgggacctccctttatatgcctgtgtgatcaagtaaggagtgtctcccacaagttcatcccctgtggtcaaggtgtgcatctaagttgagtgtatacagtaatacagtggtgttacattgtagttacaaacatgacaatcggAAATATTGAATGTTGTGTTTTTAAATTCTTTCACTTGCATGTTttccatttattgcccctccctggaACTGTGTGTCTTGCTCGACGTGTTTAGATAGTCCgcatttctatagtgtctttcaccacctcaggacttccaaaagcgctgtacagccagtaAAGCGTCCTTGAAGTgtggtgactgttgtaatgtaggaaacgcggcagccagtttaggcacagcaagctcccataaactgtACTGATCAAATGGCCAGATATTCTgtcttttggtgatgttggttgagggaacaaAGGTTCACTACACTGCTTTCTGGGATGTGGGGCggggttgtcctataaggagagattgaggagactagggggccgaaattcagggtccgttaTCACGGGTTTTTGGCGGCCTTTCTGCAAAATCAATTGGCCACCACGTACCGGTCGATTGGCCCCCACAACGCATTTTTCAGCAGTGAGGACTACCGCCACAATCCACCACGGTAAGGGGCTTGCGGCCGAGGTGACGTCATCGGATTGCACACCGCTGCTAAGCGGCCACGCCACCCATATTCACCTATAAAGAGTGAGGTTTTTGTGGGACAGTGCCCTCGCCAGCTATTTGGGTCAGTGCAATTTGCCGTGATACTTGACACAGCTGGAGGAGGACAACGGAGGATTCCTGCGATCGGAGGTTATTTTTGGTGCAAACTTTTGCTGGTGCTTTTGTTCATTTGGTTAACCTGATGAGTCATGTTTATCACttttgcaagagttttcaggactttTAGCTCTGActgattagtggaggcctgtaggcctaatTCTGAGCTCCACAGAGACCTGCGTGTCAGAGTCCAGCCTTCACAcacaatgggctcagtgttggcaggggaatgccCTATACAACTTGTCAGACGCAGGGCGGTatgcaggagaaggcagcgccgTCAGCAACATGTCGAGAGAcaacgggcaagggaggcagcagtcatggctggccaacatccagaagggcctacagatgggccaggagccttgccagcagcagcctgcagaggctccggaacatgaggaggaagagggagaaggcgatcatcagctgccatgggaggtggccagcacagacctgggggaaggaggccctaccatcaAAGTGTCGACAGATGTCcgttctccttcctggagctcagtgatgagcaatgcttgcAAAGGCTCAGGTTTAGAAAGGACGTACTGAAGGAGCTGTGCAATATTCTGCACCAAgctctggagcctcacacaaggctcaggactgCTCTAATCATTGAGatcaaggtcaccatagctctgaactttCATGCTACTTGTTTTTTCCAGACAGCGACTACAGACATTTCCAACATTtcacaattctctgcccatcgTTTCATTCGGCAGGTCACCGATGCACTATATGGGAGACGAGTGGAttatatctccttcccgatgaccagggagaagcaagtggagcggcaggccagatttgtctggattgcaggattccccagggtgcagggtgccatcgactgcacacacgttggcctgagggTGCCACAACACCATCCCGAAGTCTTCATCAATAGGAAGAAATTCTACTCCCTCAGTGTATGGCTGGTGTGTGACCATCAgcataggatcctggcagttgatgcgaggtatccaggcagcacccatgattcattcattctgcgccagaccagtgtgcccgccgtcttcattgTGCCAAATCAGGATTACGGTtggctgtttggggacaagggataccccctgtccacttggctggtcATTCCActccggaaccccaggacagcaccagagcatgcatacaacgacgctcattgtggcaccaggtgcatcatcgagcactgcattaggatcctcaagcagaggttccattggtggtgccttgcagtactctcctcaacaggtctccatattcATGCGGatctgctgtatgctgcataacctggTCCTCATGATgtgccagccgctggaggtcaagtaggcagtaccacctgaggaggaggcacagcagcaggaggaggaggcgcaggaagaggaggtgcaggaggaggaggacaaggcacaggaggaggagaatCTCCGTCACCATCCTGCAAGGAAGGTGAAGACACGTCTGATTGCTGCtcaattcacataatctcatccacacattGCCTTtagctcctattttccatggccatcccaataagtgccttcatacataattgcccactctcaaatgatacacctgcccagatacatgtgcaaaaaataaagatttatgacatcaTCCAAGTTAGTGCAAAAagacaacagaacaaaaaacagtacAAGAAACTGACACAAAAACATCATttcttacccttgtgcatctccttataacatcTCTTACGCGTGCTTATCCTGCTACTACACCTAAGTGTCTCTCCtgtggctctgggaaggctgcgtGGGAGCTACAGATGGCCTGGTTGGACGCCCtcgaacacctttgggcctggaagcgCAGAATGCAGACTGGGCaggaccctcctgggagggttcaatcTGGCTTAACTCGGgcaaggccatgcgtggaggcactggcagagtagcaggtctggggccaggaatgttgtgatcctgagagagcgcatcatctgtatcctggtccgaggagcctgggtCACTCACCGGGgatggcacattaccaccaccaccaagctgagggaggtcaggtcagtgatgtggtgccacaccggaaggtcccccgtggcctgtGTTGGGCCCAGTTgtgaacgcaacactgaggtgtcgggtgccatcgagctgagactgcatgagggcAGCCAGAGTCTTAAATCCACCAGAGATGGCAGAAGTTTtatgctccatggcctgttgcccagaattcatgagcattctgagcttccagggcagcggccatcctctccaatccagcaccgatgagATCGTTCGCTTGCGCTTGTGCTGAAATGACaattgccacatcacctgcagattgcagcatcacagctggatccacacagtctgtctgggagtccactatcgcctgcacactggcaatgatgggctccatggtctcctcaattgagactctgcctttgactcgagtgttctcgactccatcccgcagcatgcgacacgtcatcacctcagtgaaaccccgacgttgcacgaggtaggaaagggcataaaacagctcaagaacaacaaagctatgggagcagatggaatccctgctgaggcgctaaagtatggcagagaggcgctgttggcgcggatacatgacctcatctctctcatctggagagaggagagcatgccaggaggtctcagaaatgcagtgatcgtgaccgtctttaaaaaaggggacgtccgactgcagcaattacaggggaatctccctgctatcagccacttggaaagttatcatagaaacatagaaacatagaaaataggtgcaggagtaggccattcggtccttcgagcctgcaccgccattcaataagatcatggctgatcattcccccagtaccacgttcctgctttctctccataccccttgatccctttagccgtaagggccatatctaactccctcttgaatatatccaatgaactggcatcaacaactctctgcggcagggaattccacaggttaacaactctctgagagaagaagtttctcctcatctcagttctaaatggcccaccccttatcctaagactgtgtcccctggttctggacttccccatcatcgggaacattcttaccgcatctaacctgtcccgtcctgtcagaatcttatatgtttctatgagatcccctctcatccttctaaactccaatgtataaaggcccagttgatccagtctctcctcatatgtcagtccagccatcctgggaatcagtctggtgaaccttcgctgcactcattcaatatcaagaacgtccttcctcagattaggtgaccaaaactgaacacaatattccaggtgaggcctcaccaaggccctgtacaactgcagtaagacctcctgctcctatactcaaatccactagctatgaaggccaacataccatttgccttcttcaccgcctgctgtacctgtacggcaactttcaatgattgatgaaccatgacacccaggtctcgttgcaccttcccttttcctaatctgccgccattcagataatattctgtcttcgcgtttttgcccccaaagtggataacctcacatttatccacattatactgcatctgttatgcatttgcccactgacctaacctgtccaagtcacccttcagcctcttagcatccccctcacagctcaaccaccacccagtttagtgtcatctgcaaacttggagatattacactcaattccttcatccaaatcattgatgtatattgtaaagagctgatgtcccagcactgagccctgcggcactccattagtcactgcctgctattctgaaaaggacccatttatcccgactctctgcttcctgtctgccaaccagttctctatccacgccagtatattacccctaataccatgtgctttaattttgcacaccaatctcttgtatgggacctggtcaaaagccttttgaacgtccaaatacaccacatccactggttctcccttgtccactccactagttacatcctcaaaaaatttcagaaaatttgtcaagcatgatttccccttcataaatccatgct
Coding sequences within it:
- the LOC139249481 gene encoding putative nuclease HARBI1, whose amino-acid sequence is MGGGQHRPGGRRPYHQSVDRCPFSFLELSDEQCLQRLRFRKDVLKELCNILHQALEPHTRLRTALIIEIKVTIALNFHATCFFQTATTDISNISQFSAHRFIRQVTDALYGRRVDYISFPMTREKQVERQARFVWIAGFPRVQGAIDCTHVGLRVPQHHPEVFINRKKFYSLSVWLVCDHQHRILAVDARYPGSTHDSFILRQTSVPAVFIVPNQDYGWLFGDKGYPLSTWLVIPLRNPRTAPEHAYNDAHCGTRCIIEHCIRILKQRFHWWCLAVLSSTGLHIHADLLYAA